The stretch of DNA CATCAATGTCTTTTGATGATTTATTGAATTTCTTAAACGGTATTGCAGGTGCTATTGGGGGTTTGCGCGCCGCATTGGAATCGAGCAATATGGATCAACTACCAGCTTCACTGGATAGTACTAATGAGGCCCTAGACGCCATACAGAGTTATCCAGGCGGCACTGACAAGCTCAAGCAAGATATTCATCAATTTGAGCCAGCACAAACGACCCAATTATTAGCGCTATTAGAACAAGCCTCGGTTAACCATCAAATCAATGGCGATCTGATTCGCTTAGCAATGCAACGCAGTTCTGCCATGCAGTCTTTTATTGCACAGCAAGCTCCTAGCGCTACTTACGGAAGTGATGGAGGGGTACCAGGATCAGTGGGCGGTGTACTCTCCCGCAAAGTCTAGGAAAAAAACTTTGAAAGAATTAAGTATTTAGCTTTGTCCGAATACGGATCATGCCTTGCGTATGAATCTGGCTAATGCGCCCAGGTGTAATGTTCATGACAAGGGCAATTTCTCGATAAGAAAGATCTTCCTGGTAATGCAGTGCCATCACTAATTTTTCATTATCAGGTAAGCCTGACAATATGAGGGCTATCCGTTCTGCAAATTGACTCATTGCTACCGAGCGCATCGGGTCAGATTCATCGGTATCTGAAGGCATGAGATCATCAGATAAATCGTCAAGAGGCATTAAATGCACCATATTGGTAATGATGGCATGGTACGCTTCAATGCTCAAATCAGCACCTTGGGCAATTTCTTTTTCCGATGGGTGCCGTCCTAAGGTTTGCTCTAACTGGCGAGTCACTTTTTCTATACCAACTAATTCATCCCGCTGATTGCGCGGCAAAATATCATTTTTGCGACATGAGTCATAAATGGCGCCCCGAATGCGGGTTTTAGCATAGGCCTCAAACGGTAAATTGGGTTGGGGTTCATAGCGTTTGAGAGCATCTAGTAAGCCGGTTAATCCTTCCTGAATGAGATCGTCTACTTCAACATTAGGCGGTAAGCGAGAGCAAACCTGGTGGGCGATCCGCTTTACCAAGGGTAAATGAGTGCGAATGGCTTCATCAATATCAAGAGACGCAAAATAACTAGAAGGCTTCAATGACAGATCGCTTAATCGGTTAAGGGGGTCTAAAGAGGAAGTACTAAATACTTAACTGCTAATTTTCGCAGAAATTGCTTTAAAAAAGCCCATTGGTAAAACAAATTCTTCTTGCGGGCCTTCGCTTGGCGGGTTCCAGCTTAGATCATCTGTATCCAAAGTGACCCGCTGAGCAGTTACCGCAGCAATCCAGCCAATCAATTCAATCTCCTCATGCAAGGCAGATCTGGCAGCATTTTGTAATCGTTCGAAGGCGGCGGTACCTGCAGCCTCATCTTCTCCCCCAACGATGATAACTGCAAGTGGTTCATCCACTTGAAAAATTGCCATTTGGCGTAACATCACCAAGGCTTTGGTAAGCGATGCTTGATCGCCGGCGGTTACTAAAATCCGCTGAATATTGCTGCCATAAAATGCCACAATTTGAGCTTGCGGATCAATCGTGGGAAAGATGACATAGTCAATACCCAACTGCTCTTGGATCAGTCGAACATCTAGCTGGGGATATTTTGCAAAGCGGTGCTCCACTTCAGATCGTAGTTTAGTACTAGTGGCATACCAAAGATGTTCATCAATTTGACGAATACTGCGGGAAAGTGGAACTGCATTATTAAAAACTTGGCCCAAATCATAGCGTGTGGGATATAAGAACCCTGACATTGTTTTACGTTGCGCAAGGGGAATTTCGTCGACTAGCAAAACGTGGTTATTGTGTTGCTTAAGACTTTGTGCTGTACCATGACCTAAATGAATTGTGCTGTCTGCATCTAAGGTGCTTGCAATGCAAATAACGCGACACAGCTCTGCGCCAAAAATATTGCGTAGCCCCTCAGCTTGATCATTACCACTCACTACTGTGTTCATGAATTGACTTTGCGAATCCAGTCACCTAGGTGATCGGATAAAAGAGCGGGAACCTGTTCGTCAGTGATAGAAAACGTTTCAGAAAAAGCACGCATTGCCATAGCACGATGACTTAGATAGTTGATATCGGGCAGACTTAAATCTTCTGGCACCCGCTGACCATTCGAAACAAATAAAATCGACAAATCATGACGAATGACGCTATCAATTACTGGCGCCAAGTGGGCTGCTTCGTCAATCTTGGTAATGATGACTGAGTCTAATTTATTGTTGTGGCTATTTTGCATTGCTTGGTTATGCAAATTAATTACCTCTTCTTGGGTGCGTAAATCGGTAGTAGAGCTCATTACCAAAATCCGTTTTGCACGATCTGATCCATTTTGGAGAAGTTGGCATTGCTCAACCATCAGAGTATCGCGCTGACTCACGCCTGCGGTATCTAGCAAAATAATTTTGCGATTAGAAAATTCTTTAATTTTGCTTGCTAAATCTTCACTATCGCGCAGTGCTGTAACAGACAGACCTAAAATTTTTGCATAGGTCTTAAGTTGTTCTTGAGCCCCAATTCGGTAGGTATCGGTGGTGAGCAGTGCCACTTGATTGCGGCCATAGCGCAGAACACAACGCGCTGCGATCTTGGCAACAGTAGTGGTTTTACCTACACCAGTCGGACCAATAAAGGCAAAGACACCACCGCGATCAAAGATTTCAAACGCCCGAGAAGTTTTGATTAAGCACTTTACTTGTTCACGCGCGT from Polynucleobacter duraquae encodes:
- a CDS encoding flagellar protein FlgN: MVKADSSMSFDDLLNFLNGIAGAIGGLRAALESSNMDQLPASLDSTNEALDAIQSYPGGTDKLKQDIHQFEPAQTTQLLALLEQASVNHQINGDLIRLAMQRSSAMQSFIAQQAPSATYGSDGGVPGSVGGVLSRKV
- a CDS encoding FliA/WhiG family RNA polymerase sigma factor, with product MKPSSYFASLDIDEAIRTHLPLVKRIAHQVCSRLPPNVEVDDLIQEGLTGLLDALKRYEPQPNLPFEAYAKTRIRGAIYDSCRKNDILPRNQRDELVGIEKVTRQLEQTLGRHPSEKEIAQGADLSIEAYHAIITNMVHLMPLDDLSDDLMPSDTDESDPMRSVAMSQFAERIALILSGLPDNEKLVMALHYQEDLSYREIALVMNITPGRISQIHTQGMIRIRTKLNT